The following are encoded in a window of Rhodothermus bifroesti genomic DNA:
- the argS gene encoding arginine--tRNA ligase, protein MKAYLTQVLQQVLQEIDGVPETFTPEFEKPGNPAYGDLATNVALQLARVLKRPPRALADELAKRLRALLDARRIAAVEVAGPGFLNFRFAPDYLAQVLADILAAGDQYGRSNVGQGKPALVEYVSANPTGPLTVGHGRNAVLGDTIANLLDWIGYRVTREYYFNDAGRQMRILGESVRARYLALVDPTLPTKKIQVAEGEWVEVPESFPEDGYLGEYIIDIARMLYERHGDALCKTVDVAPFKEAAEAVIFADIRRTLERLGIRMDSYYNEHTLYENGKIWEVVEALRAKGYIYEKDGAVWFRTTALGKEQDTVLIKQTGEPTYRLPDIAYHITKFERGFVRIVDVFGADHIATYPDVLRALEVLGYDVRKVDVVIYQFVTLVRGGEPVKMSTRRATYVTLDELIDEVGEDVTRFFFLMRSPNTHLEFDLDLAREASEKNPVFYLQYAHARICSIMRKAAEVGLEERPNPNLTLLRHEAEQGLIKELMRFPEVIQEAAQTYEPHRLAVYLREVAVAFTKFYDQCRIIGEDEPLALARLALARAAQRVLANGLRVLGISAPERM, encoded by the coding sequence ATGAAAGCCTACTTGACGCAAGTGCTGCAGCAAGTGCTGCAGGAGATCGATGGCGTGCCCGAGACGTTCACGCCGGAATTTGAAAAGCCTGGCAATCCAGCATACGGCGATTTGGCTACGAATGTAGCTTTGCAACTGGCCCGCGTGCTTAAGCGACCGCCTCGGGCCCTAGCCGATGAGCTGGCCAAACGGCTGCGTGCGTTGCTTGATGCACGGCGGATTGCAGCGGTTGAGGTGGCAGGGCCTGGTTTTCTGAATTTTCGCTTTGCCCCCGATTACCTCGCTCAAGTGCTGGCTGATATCCTGGCAGCGGGCGACCAGTATGGCCGTAGCAACGTTGGCCAGGGAAAACCTGCGCTGGTAGAATATGTCAGCGCCAATCCGACCGGCCCACTGACCGTTGGCCATGGCCGCAACGCCGTCCTGGGAGATACCATTGCCAATCTACTGGACTGGATAGGCTACCGCGTTACACGCGAGTATTACTTTAACGACGCCGGGCGCCAGATGCGCATCTTGGGCGAATCGGTGCGTGCACGTTACCTGGCCTTGGTAGATCCAACGCTTCCTACCAAGAAAATACAGGTCGCTGAGGGGGAATGGGTTGAAGTGCCTGAATCGTTTCCGGAAGATGGCTACCTGGGAGAGTATATCATCGATATTGCCCGCATGCTCTATGAACGCCACGGCGATGCACTCTGCAAAACCGTGGACGTGGCGCCCTTTAAAGAGGCGGCCGAAGCGGTCATTTTTGCCGATATTCGCCGGACGCTTGAGCGGCTGGGCATTCGCATGGATAGCTACTACAACGAGCACACGCTTTACGAGAACGGCAAAATCTGGGAAGTGGTTGAGGCGCTACGTGCCAAAGGTTACATCTACGAAAAAGATGGGGCGGTTTGGTTTCGTACTACCGCTTTAGGCAAAGAACAAGACACGGTACTTATCAAACAGACCGGAGAGCCTACCTACCGGTTGCCGGATATCGCCTACCACATTACCAAGTTCGAACGGGGGTTTGTACGTATTGTTGATGTTTTTGGGGCCGATCACATTGCCACCTATCCCGATGTATTGCGTGCGCTGGAGGTGCTAGGCTACGACGTGCGTAAGGTCGATGTCGTGATCTACCAGTTTGTCACTTTGGTCCGCGGCGGCGAACCGGTAAAAATGTCCACACGCCGCGCAACGTATGTAACGCTGGATGAGCTTATCGATGAAGTGGGAGAAGACGTTACGCGCTTTTTCTTCTTAATGCGTTCGCCCAATACGCACTTAGAGTTTGACCTCGACCTGGCGCGCGAGGCCAGCGAAAAAAACCCTGTCTTTTATTTGCAGTATGCGCATGCCCGCATCTGCTCCATTATGCGCAAGGCTGCCGAGGTAGGGTTGGAAGAAAGACCGAACCCCAACCTTACTCTGCTGCGCCACGAGGCTGAGCAAGGCCTGATCAAGGAGCTCATGCGCTTCCCAGAAGTCATTCAAGAAGCAGCGCAGACCTATGAGCCGCACCGACTGGCCGTTTATTTGCGCGAGGTAGCTGTGGCATTTACGAAGTTTTACGATCAGTGCCGGATTATCGGCGAAGATGAGCCGCTGGCCCTAGCGCGTTTGGCCCTGGCGCGCGCAGCCCAACGGGTACTGGCGAACGGATTGCGTGTGCTGGGTATCTCAGCTCCTGAACGGATGTAG
- the pheA gene encoding prephenate dehydratase yields METAVQKYTVAFQGELGAFSEEAILAYFGEAQADPVPLPTFEAVFEALERGEVDRAMIPIENSLFGSVHVNYDLLRTHEVTIIGELQLRIRHHLLGLPGSRLSQIRRVYSHPQALGQCQTYLRTQLRHAEIIPAYDTAGAARMVAEKGDPEAAAIAGARAAAKYGLKILASGIESHPQNYTRFLLLARPQVKPPNGDPKTMKTSIVFALRENVPGALFKSLAVFALRDLDLYKIESRPLIGMPGSYLFYLDVAGSIHDAALQRALDHLAEVAAFVRLLGSYPRGERVD; encoded by the coding sequence ATGGAAACGGCGGTCCAAAAATACACGGTAGCTTTTCAGGGAGAGCTAGGCGCTTTTAGCGAAGAAGCAATCCTGGCCTATTTTGGAGAAGCACAGGCCGATCCGGTACCCCTACCTACCTTTGAGGCAGTGTTTGAAGCCTTAGAACGCGGCGAAGTGGATCGGGCAATGATCCCGATCGAAAACTCCCTCTTTGGGAGCGTACATGTGAACTACGACCTGCTGCGAACGCACGAGGTGACCATCATAGGCGAGCTGCAGCTGCGCATCCGGCATCATCTTTTAGGACTACCCGGAAGTCGGCTATCGCAGATTCGCCGCGTCTACTCGCATCCCCAAGCGTTGGGCCAGTGCCAAACGTATTTGCGCACCCAATTGCGCCATGCCGAAATCATTCCCGCCTACGACACGGCTGGGGCAGCCCGTATGGTTGCCGAAAAAGGAGATCCCGAAGCTGCAGCTATTGCTGGAGCCCGAGCAGCAGCTAAATATGGCCTCAAGATACTGGCCTCCGGCATCGAGAGCCACCCGCAAAACTATACGCGTTTTTTGCTGCTGGCTCGACCCCAGGTAAAGCCCCCGAACGGCGATCCCAAAACCATGAAAACTTCTATTGTTTTTGCGTTACGCGAAAACGTCCCGGGTGCACTCTTTAAAAGTCTGGCCGTTTTTGCCCTGCGCGATTTGGATCTGTACAAAATCGAAAGCCGACCTTTAATTGGCATGCCAGGCAGCTACTTGTTTTATTTGGACGTAGCCGGTTCGATCCACGATGCAGCATTGCAGCGCGCATTGGATCATTTAGCCGAAGTGGCCGCGTTTGTACGCTTACTGGGTTCCTATCCTCGCGGAGAACGGGTAGATTAA
- a CDS encoding cell division protein FtsX, with product MSLRYTLREGLAGLQRARFASMAAISAMTVALVLIGLFTAVGYHAHQITNWLRQRVGEIEIFLKDDTDEALAQALYARVRSLPGVTEARYISREEARQIFLEEFGEGGEVFLDEPFLPASIRVRFEPALANPDTLARLASWISSWNHVDEVVFNQPLLVKVQQNLRLITLTGLALGLLVMLAAVFLVANTIRLTVYARRLLIRTMKLVGATDAFIRRPFVVEGMVQGALAGLLAALVVAAAYQLTIGYLPQLSSSPRTFLLVLVVGLLLYGIVLGWFGAAWAARRFIRQVSLH from the coding sequence ATGTCGCTGCGCTATACGCTTCGGGAAGGATTGGCCGGATTGCAGCGGGCCCGTTTTGCCTCGATGGCAGCCATTAGCGCCATGACGGTCGCGCTGGTACTCATCGGCCTGTTTACTGCAGTAGGCTACCATGCGCATCAGATCACCAACTGGCTGCGCCAGCGCGTTGGCGAAATCGAGATTTTCCTCAAAGACGATACCGATGAAGCTTTGGCGCAGGCCCTCTATGCGCGCGTTCGCAGTTTGCCCGGTGTAACCGAAGCGCGCTACATTTCCCGCGAAGAGGCGCGGCAGATTTTCTTAGAAGAGTTTGGCGAAGGGGGGGAAGTGTTTTTAGATGAACCTTTTCTGCCCGCTTCCATTCGCGTGCGTTTTGAACCTGCCTTAGCCAACCCGGATACACTAGCGCGCCTGGCTTCTTGGATTTCAAGCTGGAATCACGTTGACGAAGTGGTCTTTAATCAACCTTTACTGGTCAAGGTGCAGCAAAACCTGCGTCTTATCACCTTAACAGGGCTAGCGCTAGGGTTGCTGGTTATGTTGGCAGCTGTTTTTTTGGTAGCGAATACAATTCGGCTTACCGTATATGCCCGGCGGCTGTTGATCCGCACCATGAAGCTTGTAGGGGCAACAGATGCCTTTATCCGACGTCCCTTTGTAGTAGAAGGCATGGTGCAGGGGGCACTAGCCGGCTTGTTAGCTGCTTTGGTGGTGGCTGCAGCCTATCAACTGACCATAGGCTATTTGCCGCAGCTAAGCAGTAGTCCGCGGACTTTTCTGCTGGTTTTGGTGGTGGGACTGCTGCTGTATGGCATTGTGCTCGGCTGGTTTGGAGCGGCTTGGGCTGCGCGACGGTTTATTCGTCAAGTGTCGCTGCATTAA